One genomic window of Quercus lobata isolate SW786 chromosome 9, ValleyOak3.0 Primary Assembly, whole genome shotgun sequence includes the following:
- the LOC115960788 gene encoding glutathione transferase GST 23-like, which yields MAEDSVKLLGNWVSPYSLKVKWALKLKGIQYQYVEEDLQNKSPMLLQYNPVYKKIPVLVHDDKPLAESLIILEYIDEVWKQNPLLPIDPYERAKARFWAKFVDDKCVPALMAAFSKRGEEQVRAIKEAHENLKILESGLEGKRFFGGETIGFVDIAAGWIGRSAQMAGEIIGIKLIDAETMPLLDSWFQDFLGIPLIKECMPPQDKLLEHIKELHTKNLTAAST from the exons ATGGCTGAAGACTCTGTGAAGTTGCTAGGCAACTGGGTAAGTCCTTATTCCCTTAAAGTAAAGTGGGCTTTGAAACTGAAAGGGATCCAGTACCAGTATGTGGAAGAGGATCTCCAAAACAAAAGTCCCATGCTCTTGCAGTACAACcctgtttataaaaaaattccagTCCTTGTCCATGATGATAAACCCTTGGCAGAGTCACTCATAATTCTTGAATATATTGATGAGGTGTGGAAGCAGAATCCTCTCCTTCCAATTGATCCATATGAAAGGGCCAAAGCACGGTTCTGGGCCAAATTCGTTGATGATAAG TGTGTGCCAGCACTGATGGCTGCATTTAGCAAAAGGGGGGAGGAACAAGTGAGAGCTATCAAAGAAGCTCATGAGAATTTGAAGATTCTTGAAAGTGGTCTTGAGGGGAAGCGCTTTTTTGGGGGTGAAACAATAGGCTTTGTGGATATTGCTGCTGGCTGGATTGGACGCTCGGCTCAAATGGCTGGGGAAATCATAGGCATAAAGCTGATTGATGCAGAGACCATGCCTTTACTCGATTCTTGGTTCCAAGATTTCCTTGGGATCCCACTTATTAAAGAGTGTATGCCACCTCAGGATAAATTGCTAGAGCACATCAAGGAAttacacacaaaaaatttgactgCAGCATCGACTTGA